In the genome of Ignavibacteriales bacterium, one region contains:
- a CDS encoding PLP-dependent transferase: MKKHNNEDFQTKCVHAGIDEYEYGSVVPPIYQTSTFKFKSAQHGASLFAGEEKGYIYTRMLNPTVQAMEDAIAELEGGHKALGCGSGMAAVHTIFAALTQAGDHVVCSAAVYGPTTTLLNTIMKKFGVETTFVDTSKVQNVIDAIKPNTKVVYLETPGNPTLCISDIKTISEVAHKHNAKVAVDNTFMSPALQNPLALGADVVMHSLTKFLNGHADVVGGIVVVKDEETYTLFRKTLNQIGGVIDPFNSFLVHRGLKTLALRMERHCESAQIIAEWLEKHPLIKTISFPGLKSHPQYELGKNQHKGPGGMITFELEGGFEAGQVMMNSVQLCQLAVSLGGVESLIQHPASMTHYSMGKEARLAGGITEGLVRLSVGIENVNDIINDLEQALEKVKEAHLKEVAVHV; this comes from the coding sequence ATGAAAAAACACAATAATGAAGATTTTCAGACCAAATGTGTACACGCAGGTATCGATGAATATGAATACGGCTCGGTAGTTCCTCCAATATATCAAACCTCTACATTTAAATTTAAATCAGCTCAACACGGTGCTTCACTTTTTGCTGGTGAGGAAAAAGGTTACATCTATACAAGAATGTTAAACCCGACTGTTCAGGCAATGGAAGATGCTATTGCTGAACTTGAAGGAGGTCACAAAGCACTGGGCTGCGGAAGCGGTATGGCTGCTGTTCATACAATCTTTGCAGCACTTACTCAGGCTGGTGATCATGTTGTTTGTTCTGCAGCTGTTTACGGACCGACAACAACTCTTCTAAACACAATTATGAAGAAGTTCGGAGTTGAAACAACTTTCGTTGATACTTCAAAAGTTCAAAATGTAATTGATGCTATTAAACCGAATACGAAAGTTGTATATCTGGAAACTCCCGGAAATCCAACATTATGTATTTCAGATATAAAAACTATTTCTGAAGTAGCTCATAAACATAATGCAAAAGTTGCGGTTGATAATACATTCATGAGTCCGGCACTTCAAAATCCTTTAGCACTCGGTGCCGATGTTGTGATGCATAGTCTTACAAAATTCTTAAACGGTCATGCAGACGTAGTAGGCGGAATTGTTGTAGTGAAAGATGAAGAAACTTATACTCTATTCAGAAAAACACTTAATCAAATCGGCGGAGTAATTGATCCATTCAATTCATTCCTTGTACACCGTGGATTAAAAACTTTAGCTCTTAGAATGGAACGTCATTGTGAAAGTGCGCAGATTATTGCTGAGTGGCTTGAAAAACATCCGCTCATTAAAACAATAAGTTTTCCCGGACTAAAGAGTCACCCTCAATATGAACTTGGAAAGAACCAGCACAAAGGTCCAGGCGGTATGATAACATTTGAACTTGAAGGAGGATTTGAAGCCGGTCAGGTGATGATGAATTCTGTTCAGCTATGTCAGCTTGCTGTAAGTCTAGGTGGAGTTGAAAGCCTTATTCAACACCCTGCAAGTATGACACACTACTCCATGGGTAAGGAAGCAAGATTAGCCGGAGGAATTACAGAAGGACTTGTTCGGCTTTCAGTTGGAATTGAAAATGTTAATGACATCATAAATGATCTTGAGCAGGCACTCGAAAAAGTTAAAGAGGCACATCTTAAAGAAGTCGCAGTTCACGTTTAA